The genomic stretch ACGGATTTGGGTATCTGGGTCGCGTGCGTAAGCGAGATTCTGGCTGAGCCGACTGCCGACATGACATGGGCACTGCTCCTTGCCCTGGCGCGCAAAGTGCTTCCCGGGGACAAGTTCGTCCGGAGCGGGCGTTTCCGGGGATGGGAACCCCGGCCTCGTTTCCCTGGTCTCAACGTATTCGGCAAGACGCTGGGCATAATCGGCATGGGCCAGATCGGGCAGGCAGTAGCCAGAAGGGGACTGGGCTTTTCCATGCGGATACTGTACTGGCAGCCGAACTGCCTTTCTGCGTCCCTGGAGCAGGCGCTCGGTGTCACCTGGGTCACGAAGGAGGAGCTTCTGGCCCTATCGGATTTCGTTTGTGTATGCAGCCCGTTAACCCAGGCGACTTACCACCAGATCGGCTATGCAGAACTGCGGTTGATGAAGCCAACTGCGCTCCTTGTTAACACCAGCCGCGGATCGCAGGTGGACGAGGTGGCGGTGGCGGAGGCCCTACGTGCTGGTCGGCTGGGCGGCTACGCGGCGGACGTCTTTGAGATGGAAGACTACGTTCCAAACCGGCAGGTTTCGGCGATTCCCGAATGCCTTCTTGGACTGAGAGAGCGGACGGTGTTCACCCCCCATGCCAGTACCGCCATCGCGGAAACGCGAGCAGCCATAGCGCGCGCCCAGGCGCAGGCAATATTGGACGTCCTCGAGGGTAGGCGTCCCTCGGGTGCGGTCAATGTCCCCGTACAAACGACCGGCGTATCATGAACGTGTGGCGAAACGGCAAGTCCGCTGAGGCTGGTTGCCTGTGTTGCTTAGCGTAAAGGCGGATAGGCCGGCCGCTTTTCCCCGCGGGAAAGCCGCGGGTTTTCTGCTTGTTGAACCTCTCTCGGGCGGTGACCACACGGCCAGTCTGGAGCCACGTACGAGCTGGTGAAGCGAAGTCG from Bacillota bacterium encodes the following:
- a CDS encoding NAD(P)-dependent oxidoreductase; the protein is MVQQRRINRPKVFYTHWAPPDGPSLLRPFCRVSLAPFRRPPTAEEIIAGAQDAFALCVCARDRITGDVIKRCRQLKVISSFARGYDNIDVDVATDLGIWVACVSEILAEPTADMTWALLLALARKVLPGDKFVRSGRFRGWEPRPRFPGLNVFGKTLGIIGMGQIGQAVARRGLGFSMRILYWQPNCLSASLEQALGVTWVTKEELLALSDFVCVCSPLTQATYHQIGYAELRLMKPTALLVNTSRGSQVDEVAVAEALRAGRLGGYAADVFEMEDYVPNRQVSAIPECLLGLRERTVFTPHASTAIAETRAAIARAQAQAILDVLEGRRPSGAVNVPVQTTGVS